Part of the Lolium rigidum isolate FL_2022 chromosome 6, APGP_CSIRO_Lrig_0.1, whole genome shotgun sequence genome, GATGGAAAGTGTTCTTGTGGAGATTACTGGTAGCCTGTTTATGAGGCGGTAGCAGGACAGGGTATTGTTAACCTCTTCTGATTTTATGGTACCAAACAACGAGACACATGGTGTTCTTAACTTACCTCCATTTGAGGTCAATGCTGCTATTTAAAGGTTCAGGTAAACTGTTCCATTACCATGGATTTACCGCCACTTCCCTGTTCCAAGTTGCAAAAGATCCTTAACCTTGAAAGTAATATAGTATTAATTTTTTATAACATGAATACTGACTTAATTGATGTGGTTTGCTGCTATGTAAAACCTTGTATGCagattaatttggatcggagggagtattaattttTTATAACATGAATACTGACTTAATTGATGTGGTTTGCTGCTATGTAAAACCTTGTATGCAGATTAGATTCAGCAATCTAGAATTTCTACTTATCTGTAGGCATTCTTCAGTGAGTATACGTGGATAGCACACTCCATAGAAGGTAATATGTCTACTTATCTGTAGACATTCATCGGTATTATATGTGGATAGCACACgtcatatcttttttttttttgttccacAATCGACATGACCTAGTAAGCTCATTTTGTAAGCCTCATTGTGTATTCAGTACATTGTGGGACCAACAAACTCATGTCACTCTAACTACGTGAGTTCTTCTTTGGCTGGAAAGCTAAATTGAGATTGAAACCCTGTAATTATGCATTTTTTCAATGAATAGTAGGCGATCCTCCTACTGTATTTGTTGCCAAAATTTATAAAGTGTTTACAAGGATATGTACAAAGCAAGGAAAGAAACTAGGCAGTAGCCGTAGATTGTTTATGCTTGTCCTTGACTCTATGCATAGGCAAAGAGATGTCTTGCTTAAAAAAGAGCCTTCTAAGCTTTTGAAGGAAGGCCTAACATGCTTGCAGATCCATCCGTTTCTTAGTTTCTGAATGATGCATTTATTCTAGATGAAAAAATTACCACGTACGGACATCCAAATGGAATATCCGTTTTATTCTTCTCAAGGAAATCCCTTATTAGCAAAAAAGAAAGATGGAAAGTGGATTTTACATTCATCAAAACTGACAGGACAGTAGTACAAATGAAGTCAAGGGTATACCAATGTGCAAGATTGATCTTTCTATACGTTGGATAAAAGAAGATAGATTATACTTCGGACTTATACATAACAACAACACCAAACATCAGCTCTCAGTCCAAATCCACAATCCCAAAATTGGAGAGAAGGATCTTCATTTGCTCGACGAAATCCGAGCCTGTTGCATACTCTGTTAGCATCCCTACTGCAAACCCAAACATAGCCCATCTGCAAGAGTTTTATATAATCAGAATCACCATACAGGAACAAGCAATCTTAAACTATTTGACGGAACAGTTAAACTTAAGTGTGCATCATCTTGCATTTCAGCatgcttgttttttgtttttggccGAATTACGGTAGGGGAAGCCTATTTCAGCATGCTTGTCGCTATTACTAGTCGCTTCTGTGACTTGttacttattattattattataggtAAGTTACTTCAGGAGAAAGAACACTATAGTTTGCAGTAACTTTACTATGATCCCTGCTTTTGAGTACTCGTAGACATGCCCAAAAAATTTTAGAGGTCAGTTGTTTGTTTGGGGGCATGCTGTATTGATGTCTGTTACAAGCATAAACCATGATCATTCTGCACCATTAATTTGCAATTCAGTAGGTTATGAAATattgttactccctccgattcatattaattgacttcaatatgaatgtatctagaactaaaatgtgtctagatacatccatattagagtcaattaatatgaaccggagggagtatttaaggAACTGTATTCCATTTCATCACCTGATTGCTACTATTTAGAAAATCTAACAAAACATGTACTGCTTAAACTTGATGCAAGTTGCAGTTGCAGAGGGGCAGCCATACCTTCCATTGGAAATCTCGTTCTTGGCTAGCCACCCGAAGAAGGGCCCCTGGTTGGTCTCCTccagcttcttcttcttgaagtacTCCTGCAGTTCCTTGGCCACCTTCCTCTGGTACTCGAACGTCACAACCCCTCCCACCGGTGGCGGCCCAGCAGCCACCGAGGCTGCCGGCTTCGtctcaggaggaggaggtgacgGCGCTGCCGGCTTCACCGGGGTGGGTGGCTTGGACAGGCTCGGAGGGCTGGACAGAGATGGCCCCTTGGGAggcatgggcggcggcggcgacagcggggGCGCAGacggtctcctgggcccctccgcGCTGGAGCTCCGGATCACGGCGAAGGACCTGCATGCCCGGTACGAAGGCGGCGGGACGACACGTCCCACCTTCACCTTGATGGAAGGGATGGAGGGTGCCAAAGACATTGCTTCGTTTGAGCTGCCTGGCGTTGTTGGCTCTTGGAAAGAACAGAGAGACAGAGGAGAAGGGAATGGGAGGGAAGGCGTGGAGAAGGTTTGGACACACACTACACTGGGGCGCGCTCGTTGTGGATAAGGGTGTGTGGTGTCAAGTCTCTTCCCCTCTCGGGACAGGGAACAGGGGCAGTGCCAAGTACTAGTTGGAGTTGGAGATGCGTGAGAGGAGAAGGAGCAGCAGGTGTTCGATCTTCGATGGCGAGTTGCGGATTAGATTGTGAGGTTTTCAGGGACTCGACATGGGCGCAGCACGTTCAGACATTCCTGCCTCCTGCTGCGTGTTGCGATTGTCCCCGTCAGGCCCGGACGCCCCGTACAACTTGTTGGTTGGAGACTTGCGCAGAATTTTTTTTTCCACTTTTCTGGACGCGAGGCCTGCGTGTAGACGTGTACTAGGGTCACTGCTTTTTGTTTTGGCCTTTGAGGGCGTGATCATCACACGAGCTACGTGGAGGTGGTAACAATGTTGTGAGAGTGCGATCAAGGAGACTAAGTTGAATAAAGAAGAAAGTCTAGAGAGGTGTAGGAGGGAGATAGAAATGTGTTGTCTAGTGACTAAGAGAAAATACTCCTTACATAAAAGAACGCTCGTCTTGAGACAGCCTGAGTATGTAACATACATACTCCCTGGGTTCCATATCAATGGTCGCAGATTTATCTCACTACTCATACATTAGACACGTTTTAGCGTGTATATACatgcaaattttgacaaatccgcAATAGTTAATATAGAATGGAGGTTGTAGAAAAGAGGACAATCTATGGACGCGGAGCATGTGAACCCGGGTGCACATGCACCCCATTATAAAAAAAGGCAATTCCAAagttttagaattttttaaaaaaaattgcacgCATTTATATTGTATGTTGACGCTTTTTTGTGCAGATTTTGGCATAAAAAAGACTATGTGTGACCTACACATAAATGTGAAAATAGAATTCCTTATTTCCATGAACAGTACACAACCAATCATTATAgtgtcatttggacattttgtcatttttgtgtgggCACATACAATCGAATATTTCCGTGAAAACTTACACAATTATCAAAACAATACATGATTTTTTTGAGATTTTCAAATGGCATTTTTTTAATATTCAAGAAAACGGGTGCACGTACACGTGGATTTATCCTGTTATTTTACGACAATCTATGAGCTACTCCATATATTTTGGTATGTATACTAATGGTTCAAGTCTTGCACTGAAGATTGTGCAAAATACTGCCTTACATTAGAAGTTTAGAACGGTGGTAGTGTATTCAACTTAACCAAGGGCCTTCAGCAGCGCCCCTCTACTTGGTATTGGTCTAAAACCTTTTTACTCGCCTTCCTTCATCTTCCTGTTTAAGGTCTTTACCAGCAACAAAATAAGAACTATTAAAATCATTAATACGAACACAAAAGGAACCTTTATACAACACAGATTTAATCAACGTTCTAAATTTAGGAGAGAAATTCCTAGATTGCAACATAGAATCCAAGAACTCCCAATCAATACGATCATAAGCCTTCTCATAATCTAGTTTCAAAACTAGACCTGAGTGCTTCTTAGAATAAACGTCGTGGATAACCTCATGAGCCGCCACTACACTCTCAAGAATGTAGCGACCCTTGATAAATGCAGTCTGATTATTAGCGATCATCCTATTACTAATCGGAGTAATCCTATTTGTAATAGCTTTAGTTATTACTTTCAGACTACAATTACCAAGACTAATAGGCTTAAATTTCTTCATGTCTTTAGCATCATGATCCTTCGGAATTAAAGTAAAGATGGCATAATTTAGTCTAGAGACATCAAGAGTGCCGGATTCAAAATCCCTCACAAGGGCCATGAAATCAAATTTAATCAAATCCCAAAACTTTTgataaaaaagaaaggaaaacccATCGGGCCCAGGGGCGCCAACCGCATAAGACCCCATGATAGCATCATGTATCTCTTTTTCCGAAAAAGGGGCATCAAGCAGGGAGGCCTCCTCATCAGTGAGAAGGTCATCCATGTCCCAAAAACCATCGTCTAAGGAAATATCTTGTCTATTTTCTTTGGCAAAAAGATTTTTGTAAAAGTTCGCTGCTACATCAAGAATTTCCTCGGTAGTTTCAACGGGATCATTAGGGCCAATGAGGACACTAATATTCTTTTTACGCCTTCAACCGTATGAAAATAGGAAGTATTGCGGTCACCTTCGACCACTTGCCTATCCCTAGAACGTTGCCAAGCTTTAGTTTCCTCTTGGGACCAAATCTCATCAAGCTCGGTTTTAATCTCTTCCATTCTCATTTTATCCCTAGCATCAAGTTGATTTTGTTCTGAAAACACATCCAAGATATCAAACTCTTGcaaaagagtttttttttttcaaagcaGCCTCAAAGTTAATATTCAACCCTTTTAATTTTTTCACAACAGCCTAAGCTTAAACTGCCAAATATCAATTGCAATAGTGCAATTACATTCACTATTCCATACTTTGTGAACCATTTCAGAAAACTCCTCATGTTGAAGCCACCATTTTTCAAATCGAAAAAGCTCAGGAAGAGTAGTATACTTACTACCAGTATCTAACACAAGCTTACGACTGACGCGTTTCTCTCTTTCAACTGAAGAATCGTGTTAGAACATATCAACAGATGTTCAACGAAGACCCTAACCCTATTCACTCAGATTTaaatgttttcattcaaatttagaaTATTTAGAACCAAATTAGAAAGAAATTTAACTAAAATTTAAACTACCCTAACCCTATTCTTCATCCAAGGCAGAGCACCAGGCCACCCGCGCTGACGACCCAGTGTTTCAGCACCCTCCTGTTCGGCGACCGCGTATTCAACGAACTTCTTGGCCTTGTCGACAGTGAGCTTGCCCTTCTAGCTACCATCGTCATCCTCAATGTTGTGCGTAATTGCGTCGGAGTAAAAGGTGGCCCCGACAGATGGGAGCATCGGTGAGGATTAATTTTGTGTCCGAACCCCAAGAATCTTGTGGAGATGGAGAGTGGACAAATGGAGGCCGACCTACATGTAtccctttatttttaaaatttcgtAAATCAtagttttgaatttcaaaaaattctgaaaaaaaatcctagatgtaACCAATGATGGTATCTACAaacatgtaaaatctcaatgtgaaattatTAATAGTTTGCGCTACACACAAAAAATGTGCGGATATGGGAATaatgaatagtgcacatttcaaaactataaacctatcagattttttcatttttgtatagtctacaatacaaagaatttcacattgagattttgcacgtttATCGATTTCATAATTGTCTACGTCCAGGATTTTTTTTCAGacttttttgaaacttaaaattatgatttcgaattttaaaaaataaagggCTGCATGTAGCTTGGCCTCCATCTGCAGTTTTCGGTGGAGATGGTCTTACTTACCTTTTGGGCTATTTGCAAAGATAGCATCATTACATCTACATGTGCTCTAGATTTCAGCCGAAGTATCTTCCTAAATACTCTATCATACTATAAAAAAAGTCTTCTAAATTTGGCGATAAACCAATTAATTTCTACATATTACTCGCTTTGTCTCAAAACAATTTGCTCAACTTTATCCAGATACGAAAGTATATAGATatatttagttatagatacatagaaaaGGTTGAGAATGTTATTTTAGAAGAGAGAGTATTACTTTCTGCATTCCAATGAATGTCCTTgttttctgtgtttcttcttTAACCAAGAATTACTCTGAATATATAAAAGTTTTTGGTATATaatattagcatcattagaaagtgttttttgaATACAAATCTAAAATACAAATTATGTATAATATAATTAATATTTTGTTGCTAATTTGTTTCTAACTTTATTccaaacggaggtagtatgaatTGCCTAAACATTGGCTTGCCATGTTGCCAAATTGACCGCCGATCGCCATCGTTGCTCCGTCATCCGACGGCTGTCCACTTCCCACGGTTTCGCTCGTCGTGGCCGTCCCACTTACGATCCGGGCCCATGAGGTCAACTCCGACGCGGAGCCCAGTATGATCATCTACAGCGCAAGTCTCACTAGGACAGCGCAGCACAGCACCAACTGCCACTGAGCCCTTTCCTACTTCCCTTTCGTTTCCCCCCTTTTCTTATTTTTATtcttactagcaaaagtgcccgtgcgttgcaccgggtttaCAATAAACAATACATGCATgttatttattttcttttgttttagaTCATTCGAATATGTTAGCTCTCACTTAACATTTAATTTTCTATGTATATAATATAATAAAGCATTCATTTCGGAAAAGGAAAAGCTTTGCGCCTACTTCCAATCTTTTTGTTTTGTATCATGTTTATCCAAAAACACCGACTTAAATAATATACTTGTTAGAACTAAAAAGGAAAAGTTGAGATGAAAGATATGCAAATTCTTGGGTCTTCTGTTGCAAAGATCAAACTTATAGATAATGGCTCTTTTGTATGGCACATTCGAAGATAAAATGCACGTAACTGGAAGGCGCCATCTACGGATGCGATtaccatcataaaaaactcgatgGAGGTGGCCGCTGAAATTTGCATCTTGCAAATTTAATTTGAACAAGTAAATAAAACTATGTAGAAAGTCATTAAAATATTGAGCTGCATAAATTTCATACAAAATTTTGGCTGACAAATCCTGCAAACACATAGCTGGCCAGTGGCATCGAGCAATGCCACAAATTCTGCAATGTGAATTGACACAAACCCCGCACCTAACAACACCACAAATTCACCAGACAACTATGTTGAAAAAAATCACAACGTAGGAATGTAGGATGCAAAATTATCCAATTTATCATATGTTCTCATACTTGAAATCCCGACACCAATTTCTCGAGATATTAAGTAGCTTGCAATACCACCGGGCCTAGTCGATGGATTGAGGTTGTGGTGCCTCGCATAAGTTGAACCAGTATCATAGTTGGAGGAAAAAAATTGGCGGTAAAGTACTTACTCTATTTTTTCTGAatacaaatatatatacaaaTCGAAAACGTAttcgaaaaaaaactaaaaacacgTCTAAATTGAAATGTTTTAAAATAATTCAtagaaaatactcatttttgtgtgTGCGATGCCTCTTTTGATGCAACGTGTGTAGAACAGAAAGATCCCACATGTCATTGAAAGATGCTACGGAAAATGGAAAGAAACTCGTGTGGTGTTGTGCTGTTAACCTACAAGGCCATCACGATAAAAACATACAAGCCAAACGTGTGTAGCAGTGCCAATGGTCGAGCATGGAGGATAGGATAAGGCTTCGTTGAAACGCACATGGAGGAGGAAAGGGGATTTTTCTTCCAGCGCTGCGCATCCTCCGCCTTCTCTCGTCCTCGAGGCAGGAGCCAACCGTGCTCAACCTACACACATGGAGGAGGAAAGGGGATTTTTCTTCCAGCGCCGCGCATCCTCCGTCCGCCACCTTTGATTTCCTGGATTCTGAGCCTTTCCCGTCTCCTTCTTTAGGATCCCTCTCTGCCTCCTCTGAGTTTCTATCAACCTCGGCCGCCACCACCGATTCCCTGCATATCCGAGCCTTTCCGTCTCCCTTCTAGCCTTTCCCGTCTCCTTCTTTAGGATCCCTCTCTGCCTCCTCTGAGTTTCTATCCCGTTGTGAGATCTCTCAACCTCGGCCGCCACCACTGATTCCCTGCATATCCGAGCCTTTCCGTCTCCCTTCTTAAGATCCCTCTCTGCCTCCTCTGATTTTCTATCCCGTGATCTCGATTTGGCGTCTTTGTCTGATCCAGATCCATCGCTCCAGCGCTGTGCTCTCTCTTCCGAGAGCTGTCAAATGTTGTCATGTAATTGCTTGCTGATGGTTGGAATTTCTGGCCGTATATAAACCGGATGATCTTGCCGTAAAGGATCGATGTGGGACTATTCAACCGAGAACATCAGTACACCATCTGTGTTACTGCGTTCTTAGGCCAGAAAACTATTCTTAAAGCCCTGATAGCCAAATCAAAGCCCAAGCCCGCTTCCTCGTGTGCGGGGGGTGAACTCCACCGCCCGCTCGGGCCAGGAGCTGTACATACTTGGGTCATAGATGGTTGGACGCGCGGACGAAGAGAATCGTTTTAACGAACCAGTACCATGGCATGTGTATgtattatgtgatttggtgggagggtaaaaccgtccactaaaaagttggacgaaaattttggcagaaaccttagctcgatTACGATTTTGTTCCGCCAccgctctcctctcctctccgcttCGCTTCTCAAATCCAGGCTCAGATCCGATACCTCGCCCGCCTCCCACCCTGCCGCGCCCAATCGGAATGTAGTTCTCCCCCAGGTACGATCCGTTCAACCGCAGCATTTTATTTCCCAACTGACTAACTTTCCCGATGTTTTGCTCTTGTTTTACTATTGCTTGGCGAGATCCGAGTTGTGCCGGTTCTTGTTTGGGTGTTAGCAAATGCGTTGCTTACGTGAGCTCGATTAGTAATTTGGTTTGGTTCTTGGGTGCTAGATCCGTGTCAAGGCCCCTCTTCAGTCCGTTAAGCATCAATGGGATCTTAGCTTGGGCATTACTTCAATGTTGCGGATTTTCTTTTTTAGTCTCAAGCTTAGTCGTCTGAATTAAGTTTACAGTGAGCAATTGTTGGTAACTTTGGAATAAATCTTGTTAGGATTACCTCATTAGCCACTTCTTGTCAACCTGTACTGTagttttttaaaatgtttttatCTGTTTATTAGAGGTACGAGTGAATCAAGATCCCTTTATTATTTGATGCGATTTGGAGTACATTAGGCATGTGATCATGTTCAGGTGACTCGGCTGAACCCTCCAATAATTGGCTCAACTAAAACTGGAACTGTGGATATTATTGgaagctttctttttcttgacTGTGTACGGCAACCAATAATTGGAGGGTCTTGGTTCAACCCAAAATGCCTACTGCAGTAAAGATGTCTATGACCTGTCGAATGAGATACTTATAGAATTGATGTCATTGACTACTAAGCGATGTGCGGCTCATCTTCTTCTACTTGTTTACTACATTCATGAGACCCTAGTATATATCTCGATTGCAAGAATAGAGAGCATTGGGTCTGATTTTGTTTTCCCTTGTAGCACAGTAGACTAGCCAATGAAGAGGAAGTTTTTAAAGCAGAGCAGAAGAATATAGTTTATGGTGCCTGGATGAGAATTGGAAATGCTACTGGCTGTGGAAGGAGGAGGGTTTTTCTCGTCATCAGCTTCAGGGTACAGCCATGGCCTTGCTCTTTTGCTGCTTGGACGGAAAGAAGAAGATAAGCCTGTCAAAGTATCACCTTGGAATCAGTACCGACTAGTCGACGGGGAAGCTGAGAAGGTGTATAATCTGGCTCCCGGGAAAAACCAAGCTCCCCGCAAATGTGCTCCCTTCATCTGCTTTGGTCGCGCAGCTTCGGAGCTTGAAGCTGCATCTCCTCCTAAAGTGAGTTCAAGCAACACATTGAACTCTTTGGAAGACTCACCAGGTTTAACAAAGAAGAAAGTAACGACTAATGATCCTATCACTGGAGATGAGATAAAGGGTTGTCTTAAGAGCAACTCAAAAAGAGATTCGTCAGAGCATTGTATAGTGGTGAGTGAAGGCGAGGAACCGCGCGAGTCACTGGAAGAGGTGCAAACCTTGAAATCGGGTATGGAACGAAGAAGAGTTCAGTGGACAGATACGTGCGGAAAGGAGCTTTTCGAGATAAGGGAGTTCGAAGCCAGGTACAGTCTGACAACTAATGTGTGCTgtattactgttttgttgtgaaGTCTTGTACCCAGTTGTTATATTCATAATATTTTTCTAACTGCTGAATAATTGCATTTCGACAGTGATGAAAGTTTGTCTGATGATGAAGAAAACGAGGGTTTCAGGAAATGCGAGTGTGTGATTCAGTAGAATTCACCTCTATCATTTGAGACAATGATCCATGGATAGCTGCAGCCTTTCTGCTAGGATATGCTTATTGAAACTTCTCATCCatcaagaattcatgatggtacCTGTGGCTTTTGACGCTAAGCAAACAACGATGAGACATTCTATATGGTGCTGAACTGTCTGTTTGTGTTCCTCATAGCTAGTCTGCACACTACGTTACAGTTTTGATGCTCACTGTACTATACCAAAATTTGACTCATTTGTTATGTTTCGCCTTCTTTTCATTCCTCTTGGGTGTTGGCCAGCTCTAGGTTGTAACATATAAGGCTGTCTAGTTAGTGGTGGCATGGATGTTTGATTCGCCATCTTTGTTTTGCCTTGCTCATCACTGTTAAGTGCTGCCCTGGCCCTGCTGACATTTTTCTGTCAAGATGTTATGTTCATTTATTGGcgattttttaaataatacatttatttatttatttctagAAATTATA contains:
- the LOC124660255 gene encoding light-harvesting complex-like protein OHP2, chloroplastic; this encodes MSLAPSIPSIKVKVGRVVPPPSYRACRSFAVIRSSSAEGPRRPSAPPLSPPPPMPPKGPSLSSPPSLSKPPTPVKPAAPSPPPPETKPAASVAAGPPPVGGVVTFEYQRKVAKELQEYFKKKKLEETNQGPFFGWLAKNEISNGRWAMFGFAVGMLTEYATGSDFVEQMKILLSNFGIVDLD
- the LOC124660254 gene encoding uncharacterized protein LOC124660254, producing the protein MLLAVEGGGFFSSSASGYSHGLALLLLGRKEEDKPVKVSPWNQYRLVDGEAEKVYNLAPGKNQAPRKCAPFICFGRAASELEAASPPKVSSSNTLNSLEDSPGLTKKKVTTNDPITGDEIKGCLKSNSKRDSSEHCIVVSEGEEPRESLEEVQTLKSGMERRRVQWTDTCGKELFEIREFEASDESLSDDEENEGFRKCECVIQ